One genomic window of Coffea eugenioides isolate CCC68of chromosome 1, Ceug_1.0, whole genome shotgun sequence includes the following:
- the LOC113772851 gene encoding uncharacterized protein LOC113772851: MTHHEGNLKKADIHQLQTTMLLLHPELSKLMLLMLGDCWSKECSSSNNSHSTEQIESGFECDDKVPNELSPYASSSHQKDCDSIEEDYFADIMKDDIIQLDDSAIYASPQHLQTVAPEPESQNKSKQPAEDTPSCSLPFQGTANRRLRLGRQKLEYNEAHPLNRYRVDKANLPPKLVSHADLQQQPKLLVRLFSNVGSERLSVFFIALIILAALFLYVQVG; the protein is encoded by the exons ATGACTCACCACGAAGGAAACCTCAAGAAGGCAGACATCCATCAGCTGCAAACAACAATGCTACTGCTTCATCCGGAATTGAGCAAACTGATGCTTCTGATGTTAGGCGACTGCTGGTCAAAGGAATGTAGTAGCAGCAACAATTCGCATTCAACTGAGCAGATTGAATCTGGATTTGAATGTGATGATAAAGTACCCAACGAATTGTCTCCTTACGCGTCTTCCAGCCACCAGAAG GATTGTGACAGCATTGAAGAGGATTATTTTGCTGACATTATGAAAGATGATATCATCCAGCTAGATGATTCTGCAATCTACGCGAGTCCACAACACCTGCAAACGGTTGCACCAGAACCTGAGTCGCAGAATAAGTCTAAGCAGCCAGCCGAAGATACCCCATCCTGTAGTCTTCCTTTCCAGGGCACAGCAAATCGAAGGCTCAGATTGGGAAGGCAAAAACTTGAATACAATGAAGCTCATCCACTTAACAGGTACAGAGTCGACAAAGCTAACCTCCCTCCCAAGCTCGTCAGTCATGCGGATTTGCAGCAGCAGCCAAAATTGTTGGTTAGATTATTCTCTAACGTGGGGTCTGAGCGTTTATCCGTATTCTTCATCGCTCTCATAATCCTGGCTGCGCTCTTCTTGTATGTGCAAGTTGGATAG